A genomic segment from Sulfitobacter mediterraneus encodes:
- a CDS encoding ABC transporter substrate-binding protein → MKKMLLATTAAALVATTAMADGHAKEVKLGVEFGFTGPIESLTGPMSAGAELAMKEVTESGMLLDGAKVTSIRADSGCIDNGLAVASAERLIAEGVSGIIGADCSGVTGAVLQNVAIPNGMVMISPSATSPGLTTMEDNGLFFRTSPSDAREGQVMAEILQERGVKSIALTYTNNDYGKGLADAIESSFKAVGGEVTIVAAHEDGKADYSAEVGALASAGGDLLVVAGYLDQGGAGIIKAALDAGAWDQFGLPGGMIGENLPKTIGPDLDGSYGQIAGSQGNGIETFTKMAEAEGFDGTSPYAPEAYDAAALFLMAMQAAGSMDPADYKSKIMDVANAPGEKIYPGELGKALELIKAGKDVDYVGASAVELIGPGESAGTYRMIEVKDGKNETIGFK, encoded by the coding sequence ATGAAGAAGATGCTTTTGGCCACAACGGCCGCGGCTCTTGTGGCGACAACGGCAATGGCCGACGGCCACGCAAAAGAAGTGAAACTGGGCGTTGAATTTGGCTTTACCGGCCCGATTGAATCGCTGACCGGCCCAATGTCAGCGGGCGCCGAACTGGCAATGAAAGAAGTCACCGAAAGCGGCATGCTGCTGGACGGTGCAAAAGTCACCTCCATCCGCGCCGACAGTGGCTGTATTGACAACGGTCTGGCTGTGGCCTCTGCCGAACGTCTGATCGCCGAAGGCGTGAGCGGCATCATCGGTGCTGACTGTTCCGGCGTGACCGGCGCGGTTTTGCAGAACGTTGCCATTCCAAACGGCATGGTCATGATCTCGCCTTCCGCGACATCCCCCGGCCTGACCACCATGGAAGACAACGGTCTGTTCTTCCGGACATCCCCATCGGATGCACGTGAAGGTCAGGTTATGGCAGAGATCCTGCAAGAGCGCGGCGTCAAATCCATCGCTCTGACATATACCAACAACGACTATGGCAAGGGTCTGGCAGACGCCATCGAATCCTCGTTCAAAGCGGTTGGCGGCGAAGTGACCATCGTAGCGGCGCACGAAGACGGCAAAGCGGATTACTCTGCTGAAGTTGGTGCGCTGGCCTCTGCTGGTGGTGATCTGCTGGTTGTTGCGGGCTACCTTGACCAAGGCGGCGCAGGCATCATCAAAGCGGCGCTGGACGCCGGCGCATGGGACCAGTTTGGTCTGCCAGGCGGCATGATCGGTGAAAACCTGCCAAAAACCATTGGTCCGGATCTGGACGGGTCTTACGGTCAGATCGCCGGCTCTCAGGGCAACGGCATCGAGACCTTCACCAAGATGGCCGAAGCCGAAGGTTTTGACGGCACATCCCCCTACGCACCAGAAGCCTATGACGCAGCCGCGCTGTTCCTGATGGCGATGCAGGCGGCAGGGTCCATGGATCCGGCAGACTACAAGAGCAAGATCATGGACGTGGCCAACGCGCCCGGCGAAAAGATCTATCCTGGTGAGCTTGGCAAAGCGCTTGAGCTGATCAAAGCGGGCAAAGATGTCGACTACGTTGGCGCATCCGCGGTTGAGCTGATCGGACCAGGCGAATCTGCGGGCACCTACCGCATGATCGAAGTGAAAGACGGCAAAAACGAAACCATCGGTTTCAAGTAA
- a CDS encoding YicC/YloC family endoribonuclease: MTGFASATGAHPPFSWSWELRAVNGKGLDLRLRVPDWVDGLEAGLRKTLGAAAARGNVTCNLRLTREEGGGTLVINEDQLHVVLNALHQIEARAMDANVSLAPSKATDIVTMRGVLEQASHEDDGAALCKVLLADFSAVLNDFNEMRSAEGAALAEVLAGQLAEVETLTRDAAEAAAIRAVEMQDTLRRNLAKVMDNTDGADADRVAQELALIAVKSDITEEIDRLGAHVSAARDLLAEGGPVGRKLDFLMQEFNREANTLCSKAQNTGLTRVGLALKAVIDQMREQVQNVE, encoded by the coding sequence ATGACAGGTTTTGCCTCGGCCACCGGTGCGCATCCGCCCTTCAGCTGGAGCTGGGAGCTGCGTGCGGTAAACGGCAAGGGGTTGGATCTGCGCCTGCGCGTGCCCGATTGGGTGGATGGGCTTGAGGCAGGGCTGCGCAAGACACTTGGCGCAGCGGCGGCGCGGGGCAATGTCACCTGCAATCTGCGCCTGACCCGCGAAGAGGGCGGCGGCACGCTTGTGATCAACGAAGATCAGCTGCATGTCGTTCTGAACGCCCTGCACCAGATCGAGGCGCGTGCGATGGATGCGAATGTCTCGCTTGCGCCGTCCAAGGCGACGGACATCGTGACCATGCGCGGCGTGCTGGAACAGGCCAGCCATGAAGATGACGGCGCGGCGCTTTGCAAGGTGCTGCTGGCAGATTTCTCGGCGGTTCTGAATGATTTCAACGAAATGCGATCTGCCGAAGGGGCCGCTTTGGCCGAGGTTCTGGCCGGCCAGCTGGCGGAGGTCGAGACCCTGACCAGGGACGCTGCGGAAGCCGCCGCCATCCGCGCCGTTGAGATGCAAGACACCCTGCGGCGCAATCTGGCCAAAGTGATGGACAACACCGATGGCGCTGATGCAGACCGTGTGGCGCAGGAACTGGCCCTGATCGCCGTCAAATCCGACATCACCGAAGAGATCGACCGCCTGGGCGCCCATGTGAGCGCCGCGCGGGATCTGCTGGCCGAGGGCGGACCGGTCGGACGCAAGCTGGATTTCCTGATGCAGGAATTCAACCGCGAGGCAAATACCCTGTGTTCCAAGGCCCAGAACACGGGATTGACCCGCGTGGGCCTTGCCCTCAAGGCGGTGATCGACCAGATGCGGGAACAAGTTCAAAATGTGGAGTAA
- a CDS encoding PAS domain-containing protein, with the protein MTDLPEENSKIVSILDYQPEMGFAPISQVEAYWEALRAGRLLPKRSEVDPRGLETSLENAFILERIAPGIARLRIAGSHLGALMGMEVRGMPLTALLTPDTRSVLSEKIEEVCQMPAVCTLRLAAEDSAGRPALEARMLLLPLKSDLGDISRVLGCWVTQGEIGLAPRRFEVITHQMQPLLTGTPLKPLLPPLAPAPRPKMQPRGTPPQTGRSRGHLRLVTSND; encoded by the coding sequence ATGACCGATCTGCCAGAAGAGAATTCGAAAATCGTGTCCATTCTGGACTACCAGCCCGAGATGGGGTTTGCGCCCATTTCCCAGGTCGAAGCCTATTGGGAAGCCCTGCGCGCCGGGCGGCTTTTGCCCAAACGCTCCGAGGTGGACCCGCGCGGGCTTGAAACCAGTCTTGAGAACGCCTTTATTCTTGAACGCATCGCGCCGGGCATCGCACGCCTCCGCATCGCAGGCAGCCATCTGGGGGCCCTGATGGGCATGGAGGTGCGCGGCATGCCCCTGACGGCGCTGCTGACCCCGGACACGCGGTCGGTCCTGTCGGAAAAGATCGAAGAGGTCTGCCAGATGCCGGCGGTCTGCACCCTGCGTCTGGCTGCCGAAGACAGCGCAGGCCGGCCCGCACTTGAGGCACGAATGCTGCTGCTGCCGCTCAAAAGCGATCTGGGAGATATCAGCCGCGTTCTGGGCTGCTGGGTCACACAAGGCGAGATCGGGCTTGCCCCGCGCCGGTTTGAGGTGATCACCCATCAGATGCAACCGCTGTTGACGGGCACGCCGCTGAAGCCCTTGTTGCCGCCACTGGCCCCCGCGCCACGGCCCAAGATGCAACCGCGAGGGACGCCGCCACAAACCGGCCGGTCACGCGGGCATTTGCGGCTGGTCACATCAAACGACTGA
- a CDS encoding PQQ-dependent sugar dehydrogenase, with translation MLCQSPAYGQVSYQIEPVLDGLDTPWAVAPMPGGGVLVTERGGTLIHQKGDRRISVAGVPKVAARGQGGLLDITLARDFATSRRLYLTYAKPQGLSGSGTAVASAQLSADGTRLEKVKELFAMKKGSRGGRHFGSRVVEARDGSLFLTIGDRGDRPSAQDLTRHNGSVIRISANGSVPANNPFVGREGALPEIWSYGHRNPQGAALDLKGNLWVAEHGARGGDELNAVRAGANYGWPVISYGRHYSGAKIGEGTAKAGMEQPAYYWDPSIAPSGLMIYSGAQFPAWRGHFFVGSLKFDHIAVLAGDPLKEVAQIKGAETIRVRDIVEGPDGAIWFISVGRGSVYRIRPKD, from the coding sequence ATGTTGTGCCAATCGCCGGCATACGGGCAGGTTTCCTATCAGATTGAACCGGTTCTGGATGGTCTCGATACCCCTTGGGCGGTGGCGCCGATGCCCGGTGGCGGCGTTTTGGTGACAGAGCGCGGCGGCACCCTGATTCATCAAAAGGGGGACAGGCGTATTTCCGTTGCGGGGGTGCCAAAGGTGGCCGCGCGCGGGCAGGGCGGTCTTTTGGACATTACCCTGGCCCGCGATTTTGCCACAAGTCGCAGATTGTATCTGACCTATGCCAAGCCGCAGGGGCTAAGCGGCAGCGGCACGGCGGTTGCTTCGGCGCAATTGTCGGCGGATGGCACAAGATTGGAGAAGGTGAAAGAATTGTTCGCGATGAAGAAAGGCAGCCGCGGTGGCCGCCATTTCGGATCGCGCGTGGTAGAGGCCCGTGATGGCAGCCTGTTCCTGACCATCGGCGATCGCGGCGACCGGCCATCGGCACAGGACCTGACCCGACACAACGGTAGCGTTATTCGGATAAGTGCCAATGGATCGGTGCCTGCGAACAATCCCTTTGTCGGGCGTGAGGGCGCATTGCCAGAGATCTGGTCTTACGGGCATCGCAACCCTCAGGGCGCGGCGCTGGATCTGAAGGGCAATCTCTGGGTGGCGGAACACGGCGCGCGTGGCGGCGATGAGTTGAACGCAGTGCGTGCGGGAGCCAACTATGGTTGGCCGGTCATTTCTTACGGGCGGCATTATTCCGGGGCCAAGATTGGCGAGGGCACGGCCAAAGCAGGGATGGAACAACCTGCGTATTATTGGGATCCATCCATCGCCCCTTCGGGGTTGATGATCTATTCAGGCGCGCAATTTCCGGCGTGGCGTGGTCATTTCTTTGTGGGATCGCTGAAATTCGATCATATCGCCGTGCTGGCCGGTGATCCGCTGAAAGAGGTCGCGCAGATTAAGGGGGCGGAGACGATCCGCGTGCGTGACATTGTGGAAGGGCCGGACGGTGCAATCTGGTTTATTTCGGTCGGGCGGGGTAGCGTTTATCGCATTCGACCCAAGGATTGA
- the gmk gene encoding guanylate kinase, which translates to MSSAQKQDRRGLLIILSSPSGAGKSTLATRLRRWDTGLSFSVSATTRPMRDGEQDGVDYHFMPEKTFKDHVADDQMLEHAHVFGNFYGSPRAPVEQAINAGRDVLFDIDWQGAQQITNSALGAHTLSIFLLPPSIAELRTRLEKRNLDSPEVIARRMEKSWDEISHWGGYDYVLVNDDLDKTEAQLKTIIEATRLRRLQQPWLNDHVRGLQSEFEETS; encoded by the coding sequence ATGAGCAGCGCCCAAAAACAGGACCGCCGCGGTCTTTTGATCATCCTCAGTTCGCCCTCGGGTGCTGGCAAATCCACATTGGCCACACGGCTGCGCAGATGGGACACGGGCTTGAGCTTCTCCGTTTCCGCCACCACCCGCCCGATGCGGGACGGGGAGCAGGATGGCGTTGATTACCACTTCATGCCTGAAAAGACCTTCAAGGATCATGTGGCAGATGATCAGATGCTGGAGCACGCCCATGTTTTTGGCAATTTCTACGGCAGCCCGCGTGCCCCCGTCGAACAGGCGATCAATGCGGGGCGTGACGTGTTGTTTGATATCGACTGGCAGGGCGCGCAGCAGATCACCAATTCCGCGCTTGGGGCGCACACGCTTTCGATCTTTTTGCTGCCACCCTCCATCGCAGAGCTGCGCACGCGGCTGGAGAAACGCAATCTCGACAGTCCAGAAGTGATTGCCCGCCGGATGGAGAAAAGCTGGGACGAGATCAGCCATTGGGGCGGCTATGACTACGTGCTGGTCAATGATGATCTGGACAAGACCGAGGCGCAATTGAAAACCATCATCGAGGCCACGCGCCTGCGCAGGTTGCAGCAACCCTGGCTGAACGACCATGTGCGGGGGCTGCAATCTGAATTTGAGGAAACATCATGA
- a CDS encoding AzlD domain-containing protein, protein MTTSHWILIAVLALAAFAIRVIGLFAGDAIRASRYAWILDDLPGLIVVSLVASSLAGQPLITWLAAGAALIAALLTNHVIATMCIGFAAYVALGWIGF, encoded by the coding sequence ATGACCACTTCTCACTGGATATTGATCGCGGTGCTGGCCTTGGCAGCCTTTGCAATCCGGGTGATTGGCCTGTTTGCGGGCGATGCGATCCGGGCCTCGCGATACGCGTGGATTCTGGATGATCTGCCGGGGTTGATTGTGGTGTCTTTGGTGGCCTCATCACTGGCCGGTCAGCCATTGATCACTTGGCTGGCGGCCGGTGCCGCGTTGATTGCCGCGCTGCTGACCAATCATGTGATCGCAACCATGTGCATCGGCTTTGCTGCTTACGTGGCGCTGGGATGGATCGGCTTTTGA
- a CDS encoding class II 3-deoxy-7-phosphoheptulonate synthase yields the protein MTNWSKSSWRAKPRIQMPDYPDQAALNAVEAQLARYPVLVFAGEARRLKKNLAAAGRGEAFLLQGGDCAESFEQFSSDAIRDTFKVMLQMAIVLTHGAKVPVIKLGRMAGQFAKPRSAPTEVVDGVELPSYRGDIINDLDFTAESRIPNPEKMLRAYTQAAATLNLIRAFSTGGYADVHQVHGWTLGFTDNEKTEKYREIANRISDTLDFMAAAGVTAETAHTLQSVEFYTSHEALLLEYEEALCRQDSQTGKWLAGSGHMIWIGDRTRQPDGAHVEFAKGVQNPIGLKCGPTMTSEDLKQLMATLNPDNEEGRLTLIARFGAGSVGEHLPRLIKTVQEEGANVVWTCDAMHGNTIKSSTGYKTRPFDSVLREVREFFTVHGAEGTVPGGVHFEMTGQDVTECTGGVRAVSDEDLSDRYHTACDPRLNASQSLELAFLVAEELSARRERQSEKASA from the coding sequence ATGACCAATTGGAGCAAATCAAGCTGGCGCGCAAAACCGCGGATCCAGATGCCTGATTATCCTGATCAGGCCGCATTGAATGCGGTTGAGGCGCAATTGGCACGATATCCCGTTCTGGTTTTTGCCGGTGAGGCCCGCCGCCTGAAAAAGAACCTGGCCGCCGCAGGGCGCGGTGAAGCGTTCTTGTTGCAGGGCGGTGATTGCGCCGAGAGCTTTGAACAGTTCAGTTCCGATGCAATCCGCGACACCTTCAAGGTCATGTTGCAGATGGCCATCGTGTTGACCCATGGTGCAAAAGTGCCGGTGATCAAATTGGGCCGTATGGCCGGGCAATTTGCCAAGCCGCGCTCGGCTCCGACAGAAGTGGTCGATGGTGTCGAGCTGCCAAGCTACCGTGGTGATATCATCAATGACCTTGATTTCACTGCAGAATCTCGAATTCCGAACCCGGAAAAGATGTTGCGGGCCTATACGCAGGCGGCAGCGACGCTGAACCTGATCCGCGCGTTTTCAACGGGTGGTTATGCGGATGTGCATCAGGTGCATGGCTGGACGCTTGGCTTTACCGACAATGAAAAGACCGAAAAGTATCGCGAGATTGCCAACCGCATTTCCGACACGCTCGACTTTATGGCAGCCGCCGGTGTGACCGCCGAGACCGCCCATACGCTGCAATCGGTGGAATTCTATACCAGCCACGAGGCGCTGCTGCTTGAGTATGAAGAGGCGCTGTGCCGTCAGGACAGCCAGACCGGCAAATGGCTTGCGGGCTCTGGTCACATGATCTGGATTGGTGATCGTACACGCCAGCCGGACGGCGCGCATGTGGAGTTTGCCAAGGGTGTGCAAAACCCGATTGGCCTGAAGTGCGGCCCGACGATGACCAGCGAAGATCTCAAACAATTGATGGCAACGCTGAACCCCGACAACGAAGAAGGGCGTTTGACCCTGATCGCGCGATTCGGTGCCGGATCGGTGGGTGAACACCTGCCGCGTCTGATCAAAACCGTGCAGGAAGAGGGCGCCAACGTGGTTTGGACCTGTGATGCGATGCATGGCAATACGATCAAGTCCTCCACGGGCTATAAAACCCGTCCGTTTGATTCCGTCCTGCGTGAAGTGCGCGAATTCTTTACCGTGCATGGGGCCGAAGGCACCGTGCCGGGCGGCGTGCATTTTGAAATGACGGGTCAGGACGTAACCGAATGCACCGGCGGCGTGCGGGCTGTGTCCGATGAAGATCTGTCGGATCGTTATCACACCGCTTGCGATCCGCGCCTGAACGCCAGCCAGTCGCTGGAACTGGCCTTCCTCGTGGCAGAAGAACTGTCGGCGCGGCGCGAAAGGCAGTCGGAGAAAGCCTCGGCCTGA
- a CDS encoding GlxA family transcriptional regulator, giving the protein MSDPRSATRIPPNEDKPRRFVFVLVEQFSMLSIATAIESLRIANRMSGKNLYSWMLLGEGGEQTVCSAGTIFHLDDDLIELNRDDRVMVCCGLDVQDYTSKRILGWLRREARKGLIMGGLCTGAYALAKAGLMDGKRATIHWENQDSFSEEFQEVELTKSVFVVDGNRISTAGGTSSIDLMLKLIADDHGEDLANAVADQLIYSSIRTDQDTQRLSVPTRIGVRHPKLSNVIQMMESNIEEPISPSILAKEVGMSTRQLERLFRRYLNRSPKRYYMELRLQKARNLLMQTNMSVINVALACGFASPSHFSKCYRSHYDTTPYRERGSHAARLSF; this is encoded by the coding sequence ATGTCAGACCCGCGCTCGGCCACCCGCATCCCTCCCAATGAAGACAAACCCCGGCGTTTTGTCTTTGTATTGGTTGAGCAGTTCAGCATGTTGTCCATCGCGACAGCCATCGAAAGCCTGCGCATTGCCAACCGGATGTCAGGCAAAAACCTCTATTCCTGGATGTTGCTCGGTGAAGGCGGCGAACAGACTGTCTGTTCGGCTGGCACAATCTTTCATCTTGATGACGATCTGATCGAATTGAACCGCGATGACCGGGTGATGGTCTGCTGCGGTCTGGATGTGCAGGATTACACCAGCAAACGCATTCTGGGCTGGTTGCGCCGTGAGGCCCGCAAAGGGCTGATCATGGGGGGGCTTTGCACCGGCGCCTATGCGCTGGCCAAGGCCGGGCTGATGGATGGCAAACGCGCCACGATCCATTGGGAGAATCAGGACAGCTTTTCCGAAGAGTTCCAGGAAGTGGAATTGACCAAATCGGTCTTTGTCGTGGACGGCAACCGGATCAGCACGGCAGGCGGCACATCCTCGATTGACCTGATGCTCAAGCTGATTGCCGATGATCACGGCGAAGATCTGGCCAATGCGGTTGCGGACCAGTTGATCTATTCCTCGATCCGCACCGATCAGGACACACAGCGCCTGTCTGTGCCCACACGGATTGGTGTACGTCATCCCAAACTGAGCAATGTCATCCAGATGATGGAAAGCAATATCGAAGAGCCGATCAGCCCGTCGATCCTTGCCAAAGAGGTCGGCATGTCCACCCGGCAGCTCGAACGGCTGTTCCGGCGCTATCTGAACCGCTCGCCCAAACGCTATTACATGGAACTGCGCCTGCAAAAGGCGCGGAACCTGCTGATGCAGACCAATATGAGCGTGATCAACGTGGCACTGGCCTGCGGTTTTGCCTCACCGTCGCATTTCTCGAAATGCTACCGGTCCCATTACGACACCACGCCCTACCGCGAACGCGGCAGCCACGCGGCGCGGTTGTCGTTCTAG
- a CDS encoding ABC transporter ATP-binding protein, with product MIVVDDLHKHFGGFHAVDGASLSIEQGSITGLIGPNGAGKTTLFNVIAGVLKPTSGRVYMDGEDITGMPPHELFHKGLLRTFQIAHEFASMSCRENLMMVPGGQSGETLWNTWFGRKRIADEERALKAKADEVLEFLTIEHLADHKAGQISGGQKKLLELGRTMMVDAKIVFLDEVGAGVNRTLLNTIGDAIIRLNKERGYTFVVIEHDMDFIGRLCDPVICMAEGHVLAEGTLAEIKANEQVIEAYLGTGLKNKAQVGA from the coding sequence ATGATCGTCGTTGACGACCTGCACAAACACTTCGGCGGCTTTCATGCCGTGGACGGGGCCAGCCTGTCCATCGAACAGGGTTCCATCACCGGGCTGATCGGCCCAAATGGCGCCGGAAAAACCACTCTTTTCAACGTGATCGCCGGGGTTCTCAAACCAACCTCTGGCCGCGTTTACATGGATGGGGAAGACATCACCGGGATGCCCCCGCACGAGCTTTTTCACAAGGGGCTGCTGCGCACTTTCCAGATTGCCCATGAATTTGCCTCCATGTCCTGCCGCGAGAACCTGATGATGGTGCCGGGCGGGCAATCGGGCGAAACGCTTTGGAACACATGGTTCGGCCGCAAACGCATCGCGGATGAGGAACGTGCCCTCAAGGCCAAGGCCGACGAGGTTCTGGAATTCCTGACAATCGAACATCTGGCCGACCACAAGGCGGGTCAAATCTCTGGCGGGCAGAAAAAGCTGCTGGAGCTGGGCCGCACGATGATGGTCGATGCCAAGATCGTGTTCCTTGACGAGGTCGGCGCAGGCGTGAACCGCACGCTGCTCAACACCATTGGCGATGCAATCATCCGCCTGAACAAGGAACGCGGCTATACCTTCGTGGTCATTGAACACGACATGGATTTCATTGGCCGCCTTTGCGATCCGGTGATCTGTATGGCCGAAGGACATGTGCTGGCCGAAGGGACACTGGCCGAGATCAAAGCCAACGAACAGGTCATCGAAGCCTACCTTGGCACCGGCCTCAAGAACAAGGCGCAGGTGGGCGCATGA
- a CDS encoding Lrp/AsnC family transcriptional regulator, translated as MDKSDLKLLALLQDNARTTVQAMADRIGASTASVQRRLRMLREGGVIKKEVAVLDAQKLGFDVTAIVSVELERDRLDQIDAFKRKARLDAQVLNFYCIAGDADFVMVVVAKDMRDYEAFTHRFFFSDKNVRKFRTSIVVSTEKATLALPI; from the coding sequence ATGGACAAATCCGACCTCAAGCTGCTGGCCTTGCTGCAAGACAACGCCCGCACAACAGTGCAAGCTATGGCGGATCGCATCGGTGCCTCCACCGCATCTGTTCAGCGTCGCCTCAGAATGCTGCGCGAAGGCGGTGTGATCAAGAAAGAAGTCGCCGTGCTGGACGCACAGAAGCTGGGCTTTGACGTGACCGCCATTGTCTCGGTTGAGCTGGAGCGCGACCGGCTGGACCAGATTGATGCTTTCAAACGCAAGGCGCGGTTAGATGCGCAGGTTCTGAATTTCTATTGCATCGCGGGGGATGCGGATTTTGTGATGGTGGTCGTGGCCAAGGACATGCGCGACTACGAGGCTTTCACCCACAGGTTTTTCTTTTCCGACAAGAACGTGCGCAAGTTCCGCACCTCCATCGTTGTCTCAACGGAAAAGGCGACACTGGCCCTGCCCATTTGA
- a CDS encoding gamma carbonic anhydrase family protein — translation MTLYALGDIRPTVNGDAWVAPDANVIGNVVLEPGSSVWFGCTLRGDNEVIHVGQGSNVQENCVFHTDLGYPLTIGVNCTIGHKVMLHGCTIGDNSLIGMGATVLNGAKIGKNCLIGAGALITENKVIPDGSLVMGAPGKVVRQLDETAFKGLTASAEHYTENAARFRRDLKPL, via the coding sequence ATGACCCTTTATGCCCTTGGCGATATCCGCCCAACTGTGAATGGCGACGCGTGGGTTGCGCCAGATGCCAATGTGATTGGCAATGTGGTGCTTGAGCCCGGATCTTCGGTCTGGTTTGGCTGTACCCTGCGCGGTGACAACGAGGTGATCCATGTGGGCCAAGGCAGCAACGTGCAGGAAAACTGTGTGTTCCACACCGATCTGGGTTATCCGCTGACCATCGGGGTCAATTGCACCATCGGTCACAAAGTGATGCTGCACGGCTGCACCATTGGCGACAACAGCCTGATCGGCATGGGCGCAACCGTTCTGAACGGTGCCAAGATCGGCAAGAATTGCCTGATCGGGGCAGGGGCCTTGATCACGGAAAACAAGGTGATCCCGGATGGGTCGCTGGTGATGGGCGCACCGGGCAAAGTGGTGCGGCAATTGGACGAGACGGCCTTCAAAGGGCTGACCGCGAGCGCCGAACACTACACGGAAAACGCGGCGCGGTTCCGCCGCGATCTCAAGCCGCTTTGA
- a CDS encoding AzlC family ABC transporter permease, protein MKHGAFAILPLAAGAAVYGFAFGLLAAQVGFPWWGVALMSGFVHAGSSQIVAVEQFATGGAVLGAAFAGAALNLRYIGIIASLSEVLRGLPLRIRLMAIHITGDENWALTMAKRAQDPGVGFRFLVGSGLVMITVWTVSTSLGAVIGAALPDLEKFGLGFAFTAAFIAMARGLWRSHAQLLPWVTSFAVTGAVVLLEAPKAYAIVAGAIAGLIVSYVIRQGGAGQR, encoded by the coding sequence ATGAAACACGGTGCTTTTGCAATATTGCCCTTGGCGGCGGGTGCGGCGGTCTATGGTTTTGCCTTTGGATTGCTGGCCGCGCAGGTCGGATTTCCATGGTGGGGCGTGGCGTTGATGAGCGGCTTTGTCCACGCTGGATCGTCGCAGATCGTGGCGGTTGAACAATTCGCCACCGGCGGCGCTGTGTTGGGGGCAGCTTTCGCGGGGGCGGCGCTGAACCTGCGCTATATCGGGATCATAGCGTCCTTGTCCGAGGTGCTCAGAGGCTTGCCCTTGCGGATACGTCTTATGGCGATCCACATCACTGGCGACGAGAACTGGGCGTTAACCATGGCCAAACGGGCGCAGGATCCGGGCGTTGGATTTCGGTTTCTGGTCGGGTCGGGCCTCGTGATGATCACGGTCTGGACGGTATCGACCTCACTTGGCGCTGTGATCGGCGCGGCGCTGCCGGATCTTGAGAAATTCGGCCTCGGCTTTGCCTTCACCGCTGCCTTTATCGCAATGGCACGCGGCCTGTGGCGCAGTCATGCGCAATTGCTGCCTTGGGTCACCAGCTTTGCCGTCACAGGCGCAGTGGTCCTGCTGGAGGCGCCCAAGGCCTATGCGATTGTGGCCGGGGCCATCGCCGGGCTGATCGTCTCCTACGTGATCAGGCAAGGAGGGGCGGGGCAAAGATGA
- a CDS encoding ABC transporter ATP-binding protein, producing MSSDPYDDRGNKDASITNPKGMGSQIPKSSGTSFSAPGGPFLIGDTMTGGYGKGPDILHDCTIAVEQGEIAVIVGPNGAGKSTAMKAVFGMLDVRSGSVRLDGEDITNLSPQDRVAKGMGFVPQTSNIFTSMTVEENLEMGAFIRRDDFSDTMAQVYDLFPILKEKRKQAAGELSGGQRQQVAVGRALMTQPKVLMLDEPTAGVSPIVMDELFDRIIEVARTGIPILMVEQNARQALEIADKGYVLVQGANAYTGTGKELLADPEVRKSFLGG from the coding sequence ATGAGCAGTGATCCTTACGACGATCGCGGCAACAAAGACGCCTCGATTACAAACCCCAAAGGCATGGGCAGCCAGATCCCCAAGTCCAGCGGCACCAGTTTTTCCGCGCCGGGCGGTCCCTTCCTGATTGGCGACACGATGACCGGTGGCTACGGCAAAGGCCCCGACATCCTTCACGATTGCACCATTGCCGTGGAACAGGGCGAGATCGCCGTGATCGTTGGCCCCAATGGCGCCGGCAAATCCACCGCGATGAAAGCCGTGTTCGGCATGCTGGACGTCCGGTCCGGCAGCGTACGTCTGGACGGCGAAGACATCACCAACCTCAGCCCGCAAGACCGCGTTGCCAAAGGCATGGGCTTTGTCCCGCAGACCTCCAACATCTTCACCTCCATGACGGTCGAGGAAAACCTTGAGATGGGCGCCTTCATCCGCCGCGATGACTTCAGCGATACAATGGCGCAGGTCTATGACCTGTTTCCGATCCTCAAGGAAAAGCGCAAGCAAGCAGCAGGCGAATTGTCCGGCGGGCAACGTCAACAGGTCGCCGTCGGCCGCGCCTTGATGACCCAGCCCAAGGTCTTGATGCTGGATGAACCCACGGCGGGCGTGTCCCCGATCGTGATGGACGAATTGTTCGACCGGATCATCGAGGTGGCCCGCACCGGCATTCCGATCCTGATGGTGGAACAGAATGCCCGGCAAGCGCTTGAAATCGCTGACAAAGGCTATGTTCTGGTGCAGGGTGCGAACGCCTATACCGGCACCGGCAAAGAACTTCTGGCTGATCCGGAAGTCCGCAAATCGTTCTTGGGGGGCTGA